One stretch of Planococcus sp. PAMC 21323 DNA includes these proteins:
- a CDS encoding PilZ domain-containing protein: MFYKRLESFRYTFGTPPEITMKIKNASGDIIIYSLLLDISPKGAKVFTEKEIEMVDEFVRLKFILNHEIIIADAKIAWKNQYEEGWLYGVDFERNPIKEMLISNEIRELKEIEMH, encoded by the coding sequence GTGTTTTACAAACGATTAGAAAGTTTTCGGTATACATTTGGAACACCTCCCGAAATAACAATGAAGATAAAGAATGCAAGCGGTGACATAATAATTTATTCATTATTACTTGATATCTCTCCAAAAGGAGCCAAAGTTTTTACTGAAAAGGAAATCGAAATGGTAGACGAATTCGTGCGTTTGAAGTTTATCTTAAATCACGAAATAATTATCGCAGACGCTAAAATTGCTTGGAAAAATCAGTATGAGGAAGGCTGGCTATATGGCGTTGACTTCGAGCGCAATCCCATTAAAGAAATGCTAATCTCCAATGAAATTAGAGAATTAAAGGAAATCGAAATGCATTAA
- a CDS encoding ComF family protein, which produces MNCYLCDRCIPLQVTWRSIFFNERQEVICLRCQTEFERIEAGCPICSTVGAEKCPDCCEWEKTEYAGLIDSGKSLYRYNPAMKEYLHRYKFLQDVVLSEVFAKVLNEELRKTKSVVVPIPMNEEKLKQRTFSQVDRILDAASIPYTHILGKREIGLGGKSKVERIAMQDVFWWNGQPVPEKILLFDDLYTTGSTLRLAAKVLKDNGAKEISTLTLIRA; this is translated from the coding sequence ATGAATTGTTATTTATGTGATCGATGTATACCACTTCAGGTAACTTGGAGAAGTATCTTTTTTAATGAACGGCAAGAAGTCATTTGTTTACGATGTCAAACAGAGTTTGAACGGATAGAAGCAGGTTGTCCGATTTGTAGTACAGTCGGAGCCGAGAAGTGTCCTGATTGTTGTGAATGGGAAAAAACAGAATATGCAGGGCTGATTGATTCTGGAAAAAGTTTATATCGTTATAATCCTGCCATGAAAGAATACTTGCATCGTTATAAGTTTTTGCAAGATGTTGTACTGTCTGAAGTGTTTGCGAAAGTGTTAAATGAGGAATTACGAAAGACGAAATCAGTGGTTGTGCCCATACCGATGAATGAAGAAAAGCTAAAGCAGCGTACGTTTTCTCAAGTTGACCGCATACTCGATGCCGCGTCAATTCCCTACACGCATATCCTTGGGAAACGTGAAATTGGTTTAGGCGGAAAATCAAAAGTTGAACGAATTGCTATGCAAGATGTTTTTTGGTGGAACGGACAACCTGTTCCGGAAAAAATCTTATTGTTTGATGATTTATACACAACTGGTAGCACACTACGTTTAGCTGCAAAAGTATTAAAGGATAATGGAGCAAAAGAAATTAGTACATTAACCCTTATTCGTGCTTAA
- a CDS encoding DEAD/DEAH box helicase, with the protein MKQLEEFLTGRIWHRDFMPVPKEQVEQAILDGSISTRFGITDEKQCIRCLEQSTGKIVSFYCDACKQICHYCRHCIKMGRISSCTELLTWALPSTNLLQSHSFSWIGNLTPLQQRASHEIQQSILQKNDHLLYAVCGAGKTELLFPPIFEALKMGLRVCLAAPRTDVVLELTPRLREAFPTTTIHSLYGDAPAELGFAQLVIATTHQLYRFENAFDVMIVDEADAFPYSYEKSLKRAVVKAKKKDTPIVYVSATPSNQLVKQVTNVSQIFKRFHGHSLPVPKFAPLWRYNQAFAKGQIPKKLSVWVDEKLAKEEPFLLFFPTIDLIEQAIVIFQKKYPTLEAVHSQDADRKEKVMKLRHGEIPGLLTSTILERGITIPNLQVAVVGTEQAIYDAAALIQISGRVGRSSDYPTGEIIFFHDGITRQMDKAKKKIISYNGGV; encoded by the coding sequence ATGAAACAATTAGAAGAATTTCTAACGGGGAGAATATGGCATAGAGATTTTATGCCTGTCCCAAAAGAGCAAGTAGAACAAGCGATATTAGATGGCTCCATCAGTACTCGTTTCGGAATTACAGACGAAAAACAATGTATAAGATGCCTCGAACAATCAACTGGAAAAATAGTTTCATTTTATTGCGATGCATGCAAACAAATTTGTCATTATTGTCGGCATTGTATCAAAATGGGGCGCATCAGTTCTTGTACAGAATTGCTTACGTGGGCGCTTCCCTCAACAAATCTTCTTCAAAGTCATTCATTTAGTTGGATTGGCAACTTAACTCCCCTACAACAAAGAGCCTCACACGAAATTCAACAAAGTATTCTACAGAAAAATGATCATCTTCTTTATGCAGTTTGCGGAGCGGGTAAAACTGAGTTATTGTTTCCCCCAATCTTTGAAGCTTTAAAAATGGGGTTGCGTGTTTGTCTTGCCGCCCCCAGAACAGATGTAGTATTAGAATTGACTCCACGATTACGTGAGGCGTTTCCGACCACCACTATTCATAGTTTATATGGAGATGCTCCTGCAGAACTGGGTTTTGCGCAGTTGGTAATTGCAACGACACATCAATTGTATCGTTTTGAAAATGCTTTTGATGTCATGATTGTAGATGAGGCAGATGCGTTCCCTTATTCCTATGAAAAATCATTAAAAAGAGCTGTAGTCAAAGCAAAGAAAAAAGATACCCCAATTGTGTATGTCTCGGCAACACCTTCAAATCAGTTAGTAAAACAAGTAACAAATGTATCCCAAATATTTAAGCGATTTCACGGACATTCATTACCGGTTCCGAAGTTTGCGCCTTTATGGAGATATAATCAAGCGTTTGCGAAAGGGCAAATTCCTAAGAAATTATCCGTGTGGGTTGATGAAAAACTAGCTAAAGAAGAACCATTCCTCTTATTTTTTCCGACAATCGATTTGATTGAACAAGCAATTGTCATTTTTCAAAAAAAGTATCCAACTCTCGAGGCCGTGCATTCACAAGATGCAGATAGAAAAGAAAAAGTCATGAAGTTACGTCATGGAGAAATTCCAGGGTTGTTAACGTCTACCATATTAGAACGTGGTATTACGATACCGAATTTACAAGTTGCAGTGGTAGGCACAGAACAAGCTATTTACGACGCTGCAGCATTGATTCAGATTTCTGGCCGAGTAGGTAGATCGAGTGATTATCCAACTGGTGAAATCATCTTTTTCCATGATGGTATAACACGACAAATGGACAAAGCTAAAAAAAAGATTATTTCCTATAACGGGGGAGTATAA
- a CDS encoding DegV family protein, with protein sequence MKIVIVTDSTSYLPKETLEKLDIHTISLEVTFGNQSFKEVDLIVEEFYQKSKEELPKTSQPSLGEFVKLYEQLSVDYDEVISIHLSSGISGTYAGSMQAAEMVGGVKVYSFDSELACALQGFYAVKAAEMAKDGASAQEILAELHEMKKTLRAYFMVEDLKHLQRGGRLSGAQALVGGMLQIKPILHFQDKVIVPFEKIRTRKKAMNRIVGLLKDASKDDKKLKATVIHANRLEEAKQWQKELQISCPHVEFEISCFGPVIGTHLGEGAMGLGWVEK encoded by the coding sequence ATGAAAATAGTAATTGTAACAGATAGTACGTCTTATTTACCGAAAGAAACACTAGAAAAGCTCGATATTCATACGATTTCTTTGGAAGTCACTTTTGGAAATCAATCTTTTAAGGAAGTTGATTTAATAGTAGAAGAATTTTATCAAAAATCTAAGGAAGAACTTCCAAAAACTTCACAGCCATCATTAGGCGAATTCGTTAAATTATATGAGCAACTTTCAGTTGACTATGATGAGGTTATTTCCATTCATTTATCAAGTGGCATCAGTGGAACGTATGCAGGTTCAATGCAGGCAGCTGAAATGGTAGGTGGCGTAAAAGTTTATTCGTTCGATTCTGAGTTGGCGTGTGCATTGCAAGGATTTTATGCAGTAAAGGCAGCCGAAATGGCTAAGGATGGAGCAAGTGCTCAAGAAATTTTAGCCGAATTACATGAAATGAAAAAAACATTGCGTGCATATTTCATGGTTGAAGATTTAAAGCATTTGCAGCGTGGAGGACGATTATCCGGTGCACAAGCTTTAGTTGGAGGGATGTTACAAATCAAACCGATTTTACATTTCCAAGACAAAGTTATTGTTCCATTTGAAAAAATTAGAACACGCAAAAAAGCGATGAATCGCATAGTTGGCTTATTAAAAGATGCGAGTAAAGATGATAAAAAGCTAAAAGCAACAGTCATACATGCAAATCGGTTGGAAGAAGCCAAGCAGTGGCAAAAAGAATTGCAAATTAGTTGCCCGCATGTAGAATTTGAAATTTCATGTTTTGGACCAGTTATTGGTACACATTTAGGAGAAGGAGCGATGGGTCTTGGTTGGGTAGAAAAATAA
- a CDS encoding DUF4440 domain-containing protein: MKKMLLAIGIIVTLAACSDSDESSVNENTVEDGNAANENNAIDHGIVEDKEEKKKDVGFTVDDEGNIIAAEVPEEPANELFAAYKEYIAAFNSEDIDRYMNTIAQNPDGFDREEDKEALTQAFKAYDSVYETSDETIVKYEENRAEVFAALNVKMKAANSDDAIEQSARQVVVFKKEDDEWKVSGVHLVGDQ; the protein is encoded by the coding sequence ATGAAAAAAATGTTATTAGCGATTGGTATTATTGTAACGCTCGCTGCATGTTCGGATTCCGATGAGTCTTCAGTCAATGAAAATACGGTTGAAGATGGAAATGCAGCTAATGAAAACAATGCGATCGATCACGGCATTGTTGAAGATAAAGAAGAAAAGAAAAAAGATGTTGGTTTTACTGTAGATGATGAAGGTAATATTATAGCAGCGGAAGTACCAGAAGAGCCGGCTAACGAATTATTTGCTGCTTATAAAGAATATATCGCGGCATTTAACTCTGAAGATATTGATCGTTATATGAACACGATTGCACAAAACCCTGATGGATTTGATCGGGAAGAAGATAAAGAAGCTTTAACTCAAGCTTTTAAAGCCTATGATAGTGTATATGAGACAAGTGATGAAACCATCGTAAAATACGAAGAAAACCGCGCCGAAGTTTTTGCTGCTTTAAATGTGAAAATGAAAGCTGCAAATTCCGATGATGCTATCGAACAGTCGGCCCGCCAAGTAGTTGTTTTTAAAAAAGAAGACGATGAATGGAAAGTAAGCGGCGTGCATCTCGTTGGCGATCAATAA
- a CDS encoding 3'-5' exonuclease, whose translation MEKRDARQILEQKMKETRPQWRRKQTAQPKKYKSSMQKVENYVVLDFETTGLRAGNDKIIQIGAVKYMNHERKDTMYLMVNPQCFISSTITRITGITNKDVENAPVIEEIAPELVAFIDGLPIIAHNAPFDMGFLYALEDITPIPEYTVIDTVRLARKAITQTPNHKLTTLTAFLKLEHDAHDALGDCLATAAIYQYCYDRL comes from the coding sequence TTGGAAAAAAGAGATGCTCGACAAATTCTGGAACAAAAAATGAAAGAAACACGTCCACAGTGGCGCCGGAAACAAACTGCACAACCTAAAAAATATAAATCAAGTATGCAAAAGGTAGAAAACTATGTAGTCTTGGATTTTGAAACTACTGGCTTACGTGCAGGAAATGATAAAATCATTCAAATCGGTGCCGTTAAATACATGAACCATGAGCGGAAAGACACAATGTATTTAATGGTCAATCCTCAATGTTTTATTTCTAGTACCATTACTCGTATAACTGGAATTACCAATAAAGATGTAGAAAATGCGCCAGTTATTGAAGAAATTGCCCCCGAGCTCGTTGCATTTATTGATGGGTTGCCGATTATTGCACACAACGCACCTTTTGATATGGGTTTTCTCTATGCGCTTGAAGACATTACACCGATTCCCGAATACACAGTAATAGACACCGTTCGTTTAGCAAGAAAAGCGATCACGCAAACACCTAATCACAAACTAACAACCTTGACCGCCTTTTTAAAACTCGAACACGATGCCCACGATGCACTTGGCGATTGCTTAGCAACTGCAGCCATCTATCAATACTGCTACGACAGGTTATAA
- a CDS encoding response regulator transcription factor codes for MTKIIIIDDHQLFREGVKRILDFESSFEVVAEGGDGGEVIKLYEENRPDVVLMDINMPQKNGVEATAELIAQFPDAKVIMLSIHDDESYVTHALKTGALGYMLKEMDADAIIQAIKVVAKGGSYLHPKVTRNLVMEFRRLSERENKGSFHQTEIRRPYHLLTKRESEVLQLLTDGQSNRVIGETLFISEKTVKNHVSSILQKMQVNDRTQAVVTAIKNGWVEVR; via the coding sequence ATGACAAAAATAATTATCATTGACGATCACCAATTATTTCGTGAAGGTGTAAAAAGAATTTTAGATTTTGAAAGTTCGTTTGAAGTCGTTGCTGAAGGTGGCGACGGTGGCGAAGTTATTAAATTATACGAAGAAAACAGACCGGATGTAGTTTTGATGGATATCAATATGCCACAAAAAAATGGTGTAGAGGCTACAGCGGAATTGATTGCTCAATTCCCTGACGCTAAAGTCATTATGCTGTCGATTCACGATGATGAGTCGTATGTAACTCATGCTTTGAAAACCGGTGCTTTAGGTTATATGTTGAAAGAAATGGATGCAGATGCTATTATTCAAGCGATTAAAGTGGTAGCAAAAGGTGGATCTTATTTACACCCTAAAGTTACGCGCAACTTGGTAATGGAATTCCGTCGTTTAAGCGAACGTGAAAACAAAGGTTCTTTCCATCAAACGGAAATTCGTCGCCCATATCACCTGTTGACAAAACGCGAAAGCGAAGTACTTCAACTATTAACAGACGGTCAAAGTAATCGTGTGATTGGTGAAACCTTATTTATCTCTGAAAAAACAGTCAAAAACCACGTATCAAGTATTTTGCAGAAAATGCAAGTGAATGACCGAACTCAAGCAGTTGTAACTGCTATCAAAAATGGTTGGGTTGAAGTTAGATAA
- a CDS encoding sensor histidine kinase → MTKKISGNAPDSIFDAMVAGMEQAKQDIFVISEESRQSYEEMKNELEDVRVEISIIVEAGDLLEEKTRAARRRLAEVSQFFSSFTESQVRQVYEQANALQLELSLNRNEEKKCRQKRDKLQRRLQVLLQTIERTERFVNQINVASSYLTSDYEDVDEAIDKNKSFQDYSLRIIEVQEEERKRLSREIHDGPAQMMANVLLRSDLIERTYREKGPEPAFQEITSLKDMVRQALTEVRRIIYDLRPMTLDDLGLVPTLRKYVDTIEEYNKDINLQFLSSGKEVRLPNNYETTIFRLVQEGISNAIRHGKSNDITIEMKWLKNQVQIIVTDNGAGFDQGIVKNQSFGLTGMRERIELVEGKLIINSSPGNGTILMFHIPFKKGM, encoded by the coding sequence ATGACAAAAAAAATCAGTGGAAATGCACCTGATTCTATTTTTGATGCGATGGTTGCAGGAATGGAACAGGCAAAACAAGATATTTTCGTCATTAGTGAAGAAAGTCGCCAAAGTTATGAAGAGATGAAAAATGAACTAGAAGATGTTCGTGTGGAAATTTCAATTATTGTTGAAGCAGGTGATCTTTTAGAAGAAAAAACGCGTGCAGCTAGAAGGCGTTTAGCAGAAGTGTCTCAGTTTTTCAGCTCTTTTACAGAGAGTCAAGTGCGTCAAGTATACGAACAGGCAAACGCTCTTCAATTAGAATTATCCCTAAATCGAAACGAAGAAAAAAAATGTCGTCAAAAACGGGATAAGTTGCAACGGCGGCTTCAAGTGTTACTTCAAACGATTGAACGAACAGAACGTTTTGTCAATCAAATAAATGTCGCTAGTAGTTATTTGACTTCAGATTATGAAGATGTCGACGAAGCTATCGACAAGAATAAGTCATTTCAAGATTATAGCCTCCGTATTATCGAGGTGCAAGAAGAAGAAAGAAAAAGATTATCTAGAGAAATTCATGATGGACCAGCTCAGATGATGGCGAATGTTCTGCTTCGTTCTGATCTAATTGAGAGAACGTATCGCGAAAAAGGTCCTGAACCTGCATTTCAGGAAATTACTTCATTGAAAGACATGGTAAGACAAGCATTAACTGAAGTGAGAAGAATTATTTACGATTTGCGACCTATGACTTTAGATGATCTTGGACTTGTACCAACTTTAAGGAAGTACGTGGACACAATTGAAGAATACAATAAAGATATTAATTTACAGTTTCTTTCAAGCGGAAAAGAAGTTCGGTTGCCTAATAATTATGAAACAACCATTTTCCGCCTCGTTCAAGAGGGAATATCAAATGCAATCCGCCATGGCAAATCGAATGACATTACAATAGAGATGAAATGGCTAAAGAACCAAGTGCAAATTATAGTTACAGACAATGGTGCGGGTTTTGATCAAGGTATTGTGAAAAATCAGTCTTTTGGATTAACAGGCATGAGAGAACGAATTGAGTTAGTCGAAGGCAAATTGATTATCAATTCCTCACCTGGTAACGGAACGATATTAATGTTTCATATACCTTTTAAAAAGGGTATGTAA
- a CDS encoding YigZ family protein translates to MRENYTTVGDSGSAEILIQKSRFIGHVARAETEQQAIAFIDSIKLLHKTATHNCSAYMIGEHDSIQKANDDGEPSGTAGFPMLEVLKKQGLKDTVVVVTRYYGGIKLGSGGLIRAYGKAVSSALSSVGIVDRKMHHLIKTSIDYTWLGKLENEIRQSPFPLDHLEYTEGVDLYIYVPIEKEKEFIEWINGLTNGQAQIRIVDSQFLEFKLP, encoded by the coding sequence TTGCGAGAAAATTACACAACTGTAGGTGATTCTGGCAGTGCAGAAATACTTATCCAAAAATCTAGGTTCATTGGGCATGTTGCACGGGCTGAAACTGAACAGCAAGCCATTGCATTTATCGATTCTATAAAACTCCTACATAAAACTGCTACCCACAATTGTTCAGCTTACATGATTGGCGAGCACGACTCAATTCAAAAGGCAAATGACGACGGTGAACCAAGTGGCACTGCTGGATTTCCCATGCTCGAAGTTTTAAAAAAGCAGGGATTAAAAGATACTGTTGTGGTTGTTACACGTTATTACGGTGGTATCAAACTCGGCAGTGGCGGATTGATAAGAGCATACGGCAAAGCCGTGTCTTCCGCACTTTCATCAGTTGGAATAGTTGACAGAAAGATGCATCATCTTATAAAGACTTCTATTGACTACACATGGCTTGGAAAGCTTGAAAATGAAATTCGCCAGTCACCCTTTCCACTTGATCACTTAGAATACACTGAAGGGGTAGACCTGTATATTTATGTCCCTATTGAAAAAGAAAAAGAATTTATCGAATGGATAAACGGATTAACAAATGGACAGGCACAGATTAGGATTGTTGACAGTCAATTCCTCGAATTTAAATTACCTTGA
- a CDS encoding LCP family protein, protein MNRKYHRETKNDKKRTILIIIATLAASLLICVSAYGIYLIKKAETAVDTAFEPVGNLNEDIEPLTDNVSILFIGVDDSEERNQSNNNIRSDALVLATLNNEDKSIKLVSIPRDTYTFIPDSGKEDKITHAYAYNGPSSTIESVENLLEVPVDYYLRMNFDAFIEVVDALGGIKVEVPYDITEQDENDSQDAIELKEGIQFLNGSEALALARTRHYDNDIERGKRQQAILESIMNRALSVGSIAKYGDVFQAVGDNMKTDLSFKNISSLFEYAKNGKPDIEMITLDGYDDMSTGIYYYKLKEESLTEIQDILQSHLGLKSDTSNLTQVETNLEIADFQTEDIKTP, encoded by the coding sequence ATGAACCGGAAATATCATCGGGAAACTAAAAACGACAAGAAACGAACCATCCTTATAATAATTGCTACCTTAGCTGCTTCTTTACTTATTTGTGTTTCTGCATATGGTATATATTTAATCAAAAAAGCGGAAACTGCTGTTGATACCGCCTTTGAACCAGTCGGCAACTTAAATGAGGACATTGAGCCACTAACGGATAATGTCTCCATTTTATTTATTGGTGTAGATGATAGCGAGGAACGTAATCAAAGCAACAACAATATTAGATCCGACGCACTAGTCCTTGCGACTTTAAACAATGAAGACAAATCAATTAAACTGGTTAGTATCCCACGCGACACATATACTTTTATTCCTGATAGTGGAAAAGAAGATAAAATTACTCATGCCTATGCTTATAATGGTCCAAGTTCTACTATTGAAAGTGTTGAAAATCTATTAGAAGTTCCGGTTGATTATTATCTTCGGATGAACTTTGATGCATTTATCGAAGTTGTTGACGCTCTCGGCGGGATTAAGGTCGAAGTGCCATACGATATTACTGAACAAGATGAAAATGACTCACAAGATGCAATCGAATTAAAAGAAGGAATCCAATTTCTCAACGGCAGTGAGGCACTTGCTCTTGCAAGAACTCGACATTATGATAACGATATCGAACGTGGGAAACGTCAACAGGCGATACTAGAATCCATTATGAACAGAGCTTTATCAGTTGGCTCTATCGCAAAGTACGGAGATGTTTTTCAAGCAGTCGGAGACAACATGAAAACAGATCTCTCTTTTAAAAACATAAGCTCGTTGTTTGAATATGCTAAAAACGGTAAGCCAGATATAGAGATGATAACGCTTGATGGCTATGATGATATGTCTACAGGAATTTACTATTACAAGCTTAAAGAAGAATCATTGACAGAAATACAAGACATTCTACAAAGTCATCTTGGATTAAAATCTGACACATCGAATTTAACCCAAGTGGAAACAAATTTAGAAATTGCAGACTTTCAAACTGAAGATATAAAAACACCATAG
- a CDS encoding glycosyltransferase family 4 protein: MLYLMMVLAFIASIVLTPIVKRIAFRVGAVDRPNYRKVHARIMPRLGGLAIFGSFLIAYFILKPQDPISNAIEASFIPIETAIIIGALLIIITGVLDDMYEISAKLKLIGQLVAAGIVVVGGGLEISFVNLPFGGVLDFGYFSIPLTILWIVGITNAINLIDGLDGLAAGVSTVALLTLAAMAFIMGDVYVMSMAALLAASTSGFLVYNFYPAKIFMGDTGALFLGFMISVLALMGFKNVTVVALIIPIIMLGVPISDTFFAIVRRVREKKSISEADKSHLHHCLLNIGFSHSQTVLIIYGIAALFGLAALLFSQATLWGGILLIGVMLLAIELFVEVVGLAGKNYRPLLNLVRLIGK, translated from the coding sequence ATGCTATACCTCATGATGGTCTTGGCATTTATTGCTTCGATTGTGCTAACACCGATTGTTAAACGCATTGCCTTTCGTGTAGGAGCAGTCGACCGACCAAATTATCGAAAAGTTCATGCGAGGATTATGCCGCGTTTAGGCGGGTTGGCCATTTTTGGTTCATTTTTAATCGCATATTTCATATTAAAACCTCAAGATCCAATTTCAAATGCTATTGAAGCTTCATTTATACCAATCGAAACAGCGATCATTATTGGCGCGTTATTGATTATTATTACAGGTGTACTAGATGATATGTATGAGATTAGTGCCAAATTGAAATTAATTGGACAATTAGTAGCCGCTGGAATAGTCGTTGTTGGCGGCGGCCTTGAAATTTCTTTTGTCAATTTACCTTTTGGAGGAGTCTTGGATTTCGGATACTTTAGTATTCCGTTAACGATTCTTTGGATTGTTGGAATTACGAACGCCATTAATTTAATTGATGGTTTAGATGGTTTAGCTGCAGGTGTATCAACTGTTGCTTTACTAACTTTAGCAGCAATGGCTTTTATTATGGGTGATGTTTACGTTATGTCTATGGCCGCATTATTAGCAGCGAGTACATCAGGATTCTTAGTTTATAACTTCTATCCCGCGAAGATTTTTATGGGAGATACAGGCGCATTATTCCTAGGGTTTATGATTTCAGTATTGGCCTTGATGGGTTTTAAAAACGTAACAGTTGTCGCGTTAATCATTCCCATTATTATGTTAGGTGTTCCGATTTCAGATACGTTTTTTGCAATTGTCCGTCGAGTACGGGAGAAAAAATCGATTTCTGAAGCGGATAAATCACACCTTCACCATTGTTTATTAAATATTGGTTTTTCACATAGTCAAACGGTGTTAATCATATACGGCATTGCAGCGTTGTTTGGCTTAGCCGCATTGTTGTTCTCTCAGGCAACTTTATGGGGAGGCATCTTGCTAATAGGGGTAATGCTACTCGCCATAGAACTTTTTGTAGAGGTTGTCGGATTAGCAGGAAAGAATTATCGTCCTTTGTTAAATTTAGTACGATTAATTGGTAAGTAA
- a CDS encoding CsbD family protein has protein sequence MSDNNGFSDKLKGAVNKTKGEIKDQVGNATNDTNKQAEGKMDKTKGNVQDKIGDFKNNNEK, from the coding sequence ATGAGTGATAATAACGGTTTTTCAGACAAATTAAAAGGTGCAGTGAACAAAACTAAAGGCGAGATTAAAGACCAGGTTGGAAACGCTACAAATGATACGAATAAACAAGCCGAAGGTAAAATGGACAAAACAAAAGGTAATGTTCAAGATAAAATCGGCGACTTTAAAAATAATAACGAAAAATAA
- the brnQ gene encoding branched-chain amino acid transport system II carrier protein encodes MKKNALTKIDILTLGLMLFALFLGAGNIIFPPYLGQLAGDQLVIAIIGFLLTGVGLPLLGILAIAKAGGDLQSIAGRVHPIFGIIFTLIVYLAIGPFFGIPRTATVAFEIGAAPFLPASLSDSFWPLAIFTLAFFTITVLFAMNPTKLVDRIGKILTPLLIAVIGLLAIKSFLTPMGSINSPVGNYDTEAFFESFLQGYLTMDAIAALVFGIVIIQSIRSKGVTDTRVILKTTAYAGFIAAIGLSTVYLSLSYIGATSVEAIGLQDNGGIIIAMASRVLYGEIGGIILSVAITFACLTTSIGLVSATAQFSFKIFPKISYMTYVLFFAIFSAFIANIGLTQLITISLPVLLAIYPVAIVLVILSFFDRIFYQKPFVYILALSTTAIISIFDALRSSGIAFEQLDTIFRFLPLFEQGIGWILPATIATSVGIIIARKMHKNK; translated from the coding sequence ATGAAAAAGAATGCGCTTACAAAAATAGATATTTTAACTTTAGGACTGATGCTTTTCGCTTTGTTTTTAGGAGCTGGGAATATTATCTTCCCCCCTTATTTAGGTCAACTAGCAGGTGATCAGCTAGTTATAGCAATAATTGGCTTTTTACTAACAGGTGTTGGCCTTCCTTTACTCGGAATTTTAGCAATTGCTAAAGCGGGTGGTGACTTGCAGTCTATTGCAGGACGTGTCCATCCTATTTTCGGAATCATTTTCACGTTAATTGTTTACTTAGCCATCGGTCCATTCTTTGGAATCCCACGTACAGCTACTGTGGCATTCGAAATTGGTGCAGCACCTTTTTTACCTGCATCTCTTTCTGATTCTTTTTGGCCATTAGCAATTTTCACATTGGCTTTCTTTACGATTACGGTTTTATTTGCGATGAATCCTACAAAACTTGTTGATCGAATTGGAAAAATTTTAACTCCTTTATTGATTGCAGTTATTGGTTTGCTCGCGATAAAAAGTTTTTTAACACCTATGGGATCTATAAACTCTCCTGTTGGAAATTATGATACTGAAGCTTTTTTCGAAAGCTTTTTACAAGGTTACCTAACGATGGATGCCATTGCTGCTTTAGTATTTGGAATCGTTATCATCCAATCAATTCGAAGTAAAGGCGTTACAGATACTCGAGTTATTTTAAAGACTACTGCGTATGCCGGATTTATTGCAGCTATTGGCTTGTCTACCGTTTACTTATCTTTAAGTTATATTGGAGCGACGAGTGTCGAAGCTATCGGTTTACAAGATAATGGCGGTATCATTATTGCTATGGCTTCACGAGTGCTTTATGGTGAAATCGGAGGAATAATTTTATCTGTCGCAATCACTTTTGCCTGTTTAACCACATCTATTGGTCTGGTATCAGCTACTGCACAATTTTCGTTTAAAATTTTCCCTAAAATTTCCTATATGACTTATGTTTTATTCTTTGCGATTTTCTCTGCCTTTATAGCAAACATTGGATTAACACAATTGATTACAATTTCACTTCCAGTGTTGCTAGCTATATATCCAGTCGCTATAGTTTTAGTGATTTTATCATTTTTTGATCGTATTTTTTACCAAAAACCTTTTGTTTACATACTTGCATTGTCTACAACGGCGATTATTAGTATATTTGACGCTTTACGCTCATCAGGCATTGCTTTTGAGCAGTTAGACACTATTTTCCGCTTCCTTCCGCTCTTTGAGCAGGGGATTGGTTGGATTCTACCAGCTACAATTGCAACCTCAGTAGGCATCATAATCGCCCGAAAGATGCACAAAAATAAATAG